One region of Salvia miltiorrhiza cultivar Shanhuang (shh) chromosome 3, IMPLAD_Smil_shh, whole genome shotgun sequence genomic DNA includes:
- the LOC131016057 gene encoding protein DUF642 L-GALACTONO-1,4-LACTONE-RESPONSIVE GENE 2 — protein sequence MKIRTIFITCIWLAIASADNLQNSDFELPPTNWNESSSAFYTLNGSSIPGWTHDGAVQYVTAGAELSLPRNGHAILLQEDGKINQTFVANGEEMQYLLTFTLGRRDQNCTANASLVVSAPDSSAQFSLTLKYGKESWEVYGHQLGSWGGGESVNLVLESQDIDAEANSTCWPIVDTVMLSTMGSLKQGDDNLLPNGGFELGPAFPDFSNEGVLLDSEPSLTESALQQWTVTGTVKYIDAKNFFVPEGKAAVEIVSGVSAGVQTAKQLNQGSDYNLEFMLGDANDSCSGDLVVGVAAGSSVQNFTIQSNGTGSAKKYAMTFKGAGPSPTSISFLSYTTRQRDDGVFCGPVIDGVVLKVSNGHKSYMQFSFLITLLLATILKLGQLV from the exons ATGAAGATAAGGACTATTTTCATCACATGCATCTGGCTAGCTATTGCTTCAGCAG ATAATCTGCAGAATTCAGATTTCGAGCTCCCACCAACTAACTGGAATGAAAGCTCCTCTGCATTCTATACACTGAACGGCAGTAGCATTCCGGGATGGACACATGACGGTGCAGTGCAGTATGTCACGGCAGGAGCTGAGCTGTCGCTGCCACGAAATGGGCATGCTATACTGCTGCAAGAAGATGGCAAAATCAACCAAACTTTTGTCGCTAATGGCGAAGAAATGCAGTACCTTTTAACCTTCACTCTGGGCAGGAGGGATCAGAACTGCACTGCCAATGCAAGCCTTGTGGTTTCGGCGCCAGATAGTTCTGCTCAGTTTTCATTGACGCTGAAGTATGGGAAAGAATCATGGGAGGTTTATGGGCATCAGTTGGGAAGCTGGGGAGGGGGAGAATCTGTAAACTTAGTTCTAGAAAGTCAAGATATTGATGCAGAAGCCAATTCCACATGTTGGCCCATCGTCGACACCGTTATGTTGAGCACCATGGGATCACTCAAACAAGGGGATG ATAATCTGCTGCCAAATGGTGGATTCGAGCTCGGGCCAGCTTTCCCAGATTTTTCCAATGAAGGAGTTCTATTGGATTCAGAACCGAGTCTGACTGAATCTGCTCTGCAGCAATGGACTGTAACGGGGACTGTGAAGTACATAGATGCAAAAAACTTCTTTGTCCCAGAAGGCAAGGCTGCTGTTGAGATTGTATCAGGAGTCTCTGCAGGGGTGCAAACAGCTAAACAACTCAACCAAGGATCAGATTACAACTTGGAATTCATGCTGGGAGATGCAAACGATTCCTGCTCAGGGGATCTTGTCGTAGGGGTTGCAGCAGGATCATCGGTGCAGAATTTCACTATCCAGAGCAACGGGACAGGTTCAGCCAAGAAATATGCCATGACATTCAAGGGTGCCGGGCCAAGTCCAACCTCGATAAGCTTTCTGAGCTACACAACCAGACAGAGAGACGATGGTGTATTCTGTGGTCCTGTCATTGATGGTGTAGTTCTAAAAGTTTCTAATGGGCACAAATCATATATGCAATTTTCCTTCCTAATAACACTGCTCCTTGCAACAATTCTGAAATTAGGCCAGCTAGTGTAG
- the LOC131016056 gene encoding pentatricopeptide repeat-containing protein At5g56310-like, whose product MVYSGTHCIVRRRIPYDVFHARMRRATEFARLSVAHRRAITSSSLHQTPPPLSLAADKCQSMDQLKQIHAQMITTAQIQDAFAASRLINFCALSDSGDLSYALKLFADIPAPNTFIWNTLIRAHAISSNPAAGLLLYSEMRRRGIAPGKHTFPFVLKACANSKLVRCGEQIHGHVLTFGLDCDSHVANALIRAYSVSERIGDARRVFDETPERNLIVWTTIICGYAQNNSAEEAIALFHAMVSEGFEPRGVVLASVLSACAQSACWSLGEEIHVYMEEKRVEMNVILGTALINMYAKNGALVEARRLFDGLRERNVATWNAMICGLALHGRADEAIDLFGEMGVKPNGITLLGVLCACCHAGMIDFGREVFYSMERVYGVKSNLKHYGCMVDLLGRGGQILEAESLIRGMAWEPDVAIWGALLTASKSWGNIEVAERAVREIQRLDPRNHGVHVVLSNMYAEVGRWEDVVRRRKGMKEESLKKTAGWSTVGGRD is encoded by the coding sequence ATGGTATATAGTGGCACACATTGTATCGTGAGACGGAGAATCCCATATGATGTTTTCCATGCTAGAATGCGGAGGGCAACAGAATTCGCAAGACTCTCCGTCGCCCACCGCCGCGCAATAACTTCATCATCTCTGCACCAAACGCCACCGCCACTCTCTCTAGCGGCGGACAAATGCCAATCGATGGACCAGCTGAAGCAAATACATGCCCAGATGATTACCACCGCCCAAATTCAAGACGCCTTCGCCGCCAGCCGCCTAATCAACTTCTGCGCTCTCTCCGATTCCGGAGACCTCAGCTACGCCCTCAAACTGTTCGCCGACATCCCCGCGCCGAACACGTTCATTTGGAACACACTGATCAGAGCTCACGCCATCAGCTCGAACCCCGCCGCCGGCCTGCTGCTCTACTCCGAAATGCGGAGGCGAGGCATCGCGCCGGGTAAACACACGTTCCCTTTCGTTCTCAAAGCTTGCGCGAATTCAAAACTGGTGAGATGCGGCGAGCAGATTCACGGCCACGTGCTGACATTCGGGCTGGATTGCGATTCGCACGTTGCGAATGCTCTGATACGAGCGTATTCAGTGTCTGAGCGGATCGGCGACGCGCGGAGGGTGTTCGACGAAACGCCTGAGAGAAATCTGATCGTTTGGACTACGATCATATGCGGCTACGCCCAGAATAATTCCGCCGAGGAAGCGATCGCGCTGTTCCACGCCATGGTTTCGGAAGGATTTGAACCCAGGGGAGTTGTTCTGGCGTCAGTTTTGTCGGCGTGCGCGCAGTCGGCGTGCTGGTCATTGGGGGAGGAGATTCACGTGTACATGGAGGAGAAAAGGGTGGAAATGAACGTGATTCTTGGAACTGCGTTGATCAACATGTATGCCAAGAACGGAGCTTTGGTCGAAGCGCGGCGATTGTTTGAtggattgagagagagaaacgTGGCGACTTGGAACGCCATGATTTGTGGGCTGGCCCTCCACGGCCGAGCCGATGAAGCCATCGATTTGTTCGGAGAAATGGGGGTGAAGCCTAACGGCATCACTCTTCTGGGAGTTCTGTGTGCATGCTGCCATGCAGGGATGATAGATTTTGGGAGGGAAGTGTTCTACTCCATGGAGAGGGTGTACGGGGTGAAGTCTAACCTGAAGCACTACGGGTGCATGGTGGATCTACTGGGGCGGGGCGGACAGATTTTGGAGGCGGAGAGTCTCATCAGAGGGATGGCGTGGGAGCCGGATGTGGCGATTTGGGGGGCGTTGTTGACGGCCTCTAAGAGTTGGGGGAATATTGAGGTGGCGGAGAGAGCGGTGAGGGAGATTCAACGCTTGGATCCAAGGAATCATGGGGTGCATGTTGTGTTGTCGAATATGTATGCGGAGGTGGGGCGATGGGAGGATGTGGTGCGGCGGAGGAAGGGGATGAAGGAGGAGAGTTTGAAGAAGACGGCCGGCTGGAGCACGGTCGGTGGCCGGGATTAG